The Myxococcales bacterium nucleotide sequence AGACGTTGGTATATCTGAGCGCGTGGGGTGGCGAACTCTTGACACGCTTCGATGGCAAACCGCGCCTTTTCAATCGGCAGAAGGCCCGCATGGGCGCTCAGTCGGCATGGACGTGCGATCATGGGGAGGCGCGGAAAGACTTTGGATATACGCCTCGGGTCATGATGCCTGAGGGCGTCGAGCGCACCTATGTTTGGTATCAGAGTCAAGGTTGGCTTTGATCACGCCTTTGTCTGGTTGCGCCCCGCACGTTTGGCTTCGTAGAGTTTTTCATCGGCGGTCTTAATCAGCATTTGCTCGTTGGTGATCGACGGTTGCCACTCCGCCACCCCTAAGCTGATGGTGATGCTCAACTTGAGGCCCTCAAATGCAAACACCTTAGTCTCCACCAGCCGGCGGAGCTTTTCGGCCAGCTCGGCAGCACCTTTTTGACCGACCTCTGGCAACAGAATGCCAAACTCTTCGCCCCCGATTCGTGCCAAAGAATCGTCACGTCGAATCCGGGATCGAACAAGATCGGCTATCTGTCGCAACACGGCATCCCCAGCCAGATGGCCATACGTGTCATTGATCTGCTTGAAATGGTCAATGTCAAACAACAGCAACGAAAAAATACGCTGATATCGTCGGCTGCGAGACATTTCCTTTTCGAGCTCTTCCGAAAAGTAGCGCTTGTTATAGACATCGGTGAGGCCATCGACGGTCATCAATCGATAGATTTCTTCATGGTACTGCACCTCGACGTTATCGCCTTTAATGAACTTTAAGATCGTTCCGCCTATTTTGATCTGGTCACCGTCTTTGAGTGCCACCTCATTGACGAACGTATGGTTGACAGACGTTCCATTGGTGGAACCCAAATCACTAATGACGTACTCCTGCCCCTGCTGCACCACGCGCGCGTGGGTGCGCGAAACATTGTCCTGGTCAACCTGAATGTCACACTTCGACGAACGTCCGATGCTGACCGGGTCCGCCCCGAGCGGGACACGTCGCCCCAGGTCATCTCCGTAGATGACCACCAGACATGCTTGATGGTCCACGCCGCCCCTTTTGGGAGCCGAGGTGATGACCGTAACGACCGTTTTGCTTGGATTGGTCGTGCGTTCGTCGTAGCTCACCCGCTCAGTGTACTCCGGGTGAGGTGGCCACGGCAAAACTACGTGAGAGGCAGTGTAGGACACGCTCCTCGCTCACGGACGGGGCACCCACTTTGGGGTTTTTCACCCCGCCGCCCCTGGTTTTTTTTTTGACTCGCGTGTTTCCGGTTGGCTAGCGTACCCGGGTGCTCCCCAGGTGGAAGATGGACTGGCCCTTGATGGCTCTCCTTATAGTGGTAGGAGGGTTTGTTCCGCCACAGGTTTGGGCAGTCCCAGGAGGCGCCGAGATACCCGAGGCCGAGCGCCTATCCCCCCTCGAGGTGCCCCACGACTTCAATCCTTCGGCCTACACGGTGAGGGATGGACAGCTGGTGGTATCAACCGATTCGGCCGAGGTGCTGTTAACCCTCTCAGCGCCGCTACAGCGCGAGATCGAAGCGTTATTGGCACGCTACGAGGTGCCGGCTGCCGGGGTCGTGGTAATGGAACCCAAGACCGGAAAGATTCTTGCCTATGTCAATCACCAAAGCACGTCGCTGGTGGGTGTGGGCGACATGGTGCGAAGTGCCGAGGCGCCAGCGGCGTCCGTATTTAAGATTGTCACCGCCGCGGCTCTTATTGATAAGGGTGTCCTTCCGAGCACCGAGATCTGCTACGGCGGCGGTTATCACAGACTGACGGGAGCAGACCTCAAGGACGATCCCAGGCGAGACCGCGCCTGCGCCACGTTTTCAGACGCCATGGGTCAGTCGATCAACACCATTTTTGCAAAGCTCGCGGTACGTCACCTCGATGCTGAACGTTTGAAGCGCTATGCCTCGGCGTTTGGTTTTGGTCATAGATTGCCCTTTGATGTACCGTTGCAGCCAAGCGCGATCGATATACCTGTTGAGGAACTCGAATTTGCGCGCGCGGCAGCGGGGTTTTGGCACACACAACTCTCGCCTCTGCATGGCGCCCTGCTGGCAGCGACGGTGGCTAACCAGGGCCGAATGCCGCGTGCGCACATCATTCAAAGTGTGAGATATCCCTGTGGGGAGATGGCCGTTTTACGTGACGCCGCGCCGTTCAGAGCAGTCATCTCTGAAGATACGGCAAGAACGCTCGCGCAGATGATGACTCGCACGGTCTCGAAGGGCACCGCATTCCGGGCGTTTCATGACAGCGAGGGCAAGCCCTTTCTTCCGGGCATCGATGTCGCGGGCAAGACAGGCAGCCTGAGTGCTAGCGATCCCTACCGCGCGTACAGCTGGTGGGTGGGGTTTGCCCCGGCCGAAGCCCCTAGCTATGTCATCTCTGCGCTCATCGTGAACTCTCCGACATGGCGCATCAAAGCATCTCTTGTTGCGCGTGAGTCGATACGCATGGCGATGCAGGCACAATCGGGCGCGGCTTTAGCAAGCGCGAACCCTTAGCGGGCGGCTTCAGGCTGCTGCTTCCTCGAAGGGGCTCTTGGGACGCATATTAAACGCACGCCCAAAGTGTGTTATGACGCCTCCGAGGTGAATTATGGAGCGGCCTTCCTTGCCAATGGTGCTGGTCATTTTGGGCGCGGTCATGGGACTGACATTCTCGGCGTTCTCAACGAGCGATTTCGTTGCGCACCTAGATCGCCAGGTGCACAGCCTGCATTGTTC carries:
- a CDS encoding penicillin-binding protein encodes the protein MALLIVVGGFVPPQVWAVPGGAEIPEAERLSPLEVPHDFNPSAYTVRDGQLVVSTDSAEVLLTLSAPLQREIEALLARYEVPAAGVVVMEPKTGKILAYVNHQSTSLVGVGDMVRSAEAPAASVFKIVTAAALIDKGVLPSTEICYGGGYHRLTGADLKDDPRRDRACATFSDAMGQSINTIFAKLAVRHLDAERLKRYASAFGFGHRLPFDVPLQPSAIDIPVEELEFARAAAGFWHTQLSPLHGALLAATVANQGRMPRAHIIQSVRYPCGEMAVLRDAAPFRAVISEDTARTLAQMMTRTVSKGTAFRAFHDSEGKPFLPGIDVAGKTGSLSASDPYRAYSWWVGFAPAEAPSYVISALIVNSPTWRIKASLVARESIRMAMQAQSGAALASANP
- a CDS encoding GGDEF domain-containing protein; its protein translation is MSYDERTTNPSKTVVTVITSAPKRGGVDHQACLVVIYGDDLGRRVPLGADPVSIGRSSKCDIQVDQDNVSRTHARVVQQGQEYVISDLGSTNGTSVNHTFVNEVALKDGDQIKIGGTILKFIKGDNVEVQYHEEIYRLMTVDGLTDVYNKRYFSEELEKEMSRSRRYQRIFSLLLFDIDHFKQINDTYGHLAGDAVLRQIADLVRSRIRRDDSLARIGGEEFGILLPEVGQKGAAELAEKLRRLVETKVFAFEGLKLSITISLGVAEWQPSITNEQMLIKTADEKLYEAKRAGRNQTKA